In the Oryzias latipes chromosome 23, ASM223467v1 genome, one interval contains:
- the cd36 gene encoding platelet glycoprotein 4, translating into MGCCNRRCGLIAGAVFGAVVTILGGILIPVGDMIIEETVKKEAVIEPGTIAYDNWAAAGVKVYRQFWFFDVQNPSEVEQGAKPVLVEKGPYTYGTRFLAKENVTFLLNDTVSFLLPQGAIFEPSMSVGPEADNISCLNLGVAGAYSLLPHNVLELLISANKASLFQNRTVRELLWGYKDPLLFGMQMGLFSPYNGTYDGYYNVFTGKDDITKVSKIDMYRGNSNLGFWNDSYCDMINGTDASSFAPFLDKETPLYFFSSDICRSVSASYEQTVDLKGIDVYRYSLLPSTLASPVVNPDNRCFCKNMQTTKNCTLAGVLELSVCQQGAPVYISLPHFLLGSDILRESVVGLNPHPENHKTFLDVEPITGFTLNFAKRIQVNMMYGPSDVVKLFKNISDYMILPVVWMNETATLDDETADMFKNELLGRINMLDIIQKVLLGAGAAIFVLCLIFYCFARRSHKRSKTV; encoded by the exons ATGGGATGCTGTAACAGAAGGTGCGGGCTGATCGCCGGAGCCGTGTTTGGAGCGGTGGTAACCATCCTGGGAGGCATCCTCATCCCAGTGGGGGACATGATCATTGAGGAGACGGTGAAGAAG GAAGCCGTCATCGAGCCCGGAACCATAGCCTATGACAACTGGGCGGCTGCGGGAGTAAAGGTGTACCGGCAGTTCTGGTTCTTTGATGTGCAGAACCCAAGCGAGGTGGAGCAGGGCGCCAAGCCGGTGCTGGTCGAAAAAGGACCCTACACGTACGG GACAAGGTTTCTTGCCAAGGAGAACGTCACATTCCTCCTCAATGACACCGTCTCGTTCCTGCTGCCTCAAGGTGCCATCTTTGAGCCCTCCATGTCTGTAGGACCAGAGGCAGACAACATCTCCTGCCTCAACCTTGGAGTGGCT GGAGCGTATTCTCTTCTTCCTCACAATGTGCTGGAACTGCTGATCTCTGCGAACAAGGCGTCCTTGTTCCAGAATCGGACAGTTCGGGAGCTGCTGTGGGGCTACAAAGACCCTCTGCTGTTCGGGATGCAGATGGGTCTTTTCTCACCT tACAATGGAACTTATGATGGCTACTACAATGTCTTCACTGGCAAGGATGACatcacaaaagtgtcaaagattGACATGTATAGGGGAAACAG CAACCTGGGCTTTTGGAATGACTCTTATTGTGACATGATCAACGGGACAG ATGCGTCGTCCTTCGCTCCTTTTCTGGACAAGGAGACGCCGCTCTATTTCTTCTCTTCAGACATTTGCAG GTCCGTCTCGGCCAGCTATGAGCAGACGGTGGACCTGAAGGGGATAGATGTGTACCGCTACTCCCTCCTCCCGTCCACACTGGCCTCCCCTGTGGTCAACCCAGACAACAGATGCTTCTGCAAAAACATGCAGACCACAAAAAACTGCACTTTGGCTGGAGTTCTGGAACTTAGCGTCTGTCAGCAAG GCGCACCCGTCTACATCTCTCTCCCTCACTTCCTCCTTGGCAGTGATATACTGAGGGAGAGTGTGGTGGGCCTCAACCCGCATCCGGAAAACCATAAAACCTTCCTGGATGTGGAACCG ATCACCGGGTTCACTCTAAACTTTGCCAAAAGAATTCAAGTGAATATGATGTATGGACCATCAGACGTCGTCAA actCTTTAAAAATATCTCAGACTACATGATACTTCCTGTAGTTTGGATGAATGag ACGGCGACTTTAGACGACGAAACCGcagacatgtttaaaaatgaacttcTTGGCCGGATCAACATGTTGGACATCATACAGAAGGTCCTGCTGGGAGCAGGCGCCGCCATCTTTGTCCTCTGCCTCATCTTCTACTGCTTTGCAAGGAGGAGCCACAAACGGAGCAAGACTGTGTAG